Proteins encoded together in one Triticum dicoccoides isolate Atlit2015 ecotype Zavitan chromosome 7B, WEW_v2.0, whole genome shotgun sequence window:
- the LOC119337846 gene encoding protein YIF1B-like isoform X2, giving the protein MAAMNIDLGGLAGRPTTSQADPFQSALYGAGPELIRSGLGAYSEKFLGSSSDFMQSNITQYLSNPQYYFQVNNQYVRNKLKVVLFPFLHRGHWTRITEPVGGRLSYKPPVQDINAPDLYIPLMAFATYIVVAGYALGVLGRFTPEALTIQFTKGLLGWFMQVILIKALLYSLGSGESPLLDIVAYAGYGFAGTSLAMLVRIFWSYSYYFLLPWFCICTGVFLVKTMKRVLQGASRTFERHPSRNHYFLLFLAAAQFPMLFWLGNIKG; this is encoded by the exons ATGGCAGCGATGAACATTGATCTGGGAGGATTGGCAGGCAGGCCTACTACTTCACAGGCGGATCCTTTTCAAAGTGCTTTGTATGGAGCTGGACCTGAACTCATCCGAAGTGGACTAGGAGCGTACAGTGAGAAGTTTTTAGGTTCAAGCTCTGACTTTATGCAAAGCAAT ATCACCCAATATTTGTCCAATCCACAATATTACTTCCAAGTGAACAACCAGTATGTGAGGAACAAGCTGAAGGTTGTCTTGTTTCCTTTCCTGCATCGG GGACACTGGACTAGGATAACCGAGCCAGTGGGAGGAAGGCTGTCATACAAACCTCCAGTTCAAGACATCAATGCTCCAGATCTGTACATCCCTCTGATGGCTTTTGCCACCTACATTGTAGTTGCTGGATATGCCTTGGGTGTTCTTGGAAG GTTTACCCCGGAGGCACTGACTATACAGTTCACAAAAGGGTTACTCGGTTGGTTTATGCAAGTCATCCTCATTAAAGCTCTACTTTACTCACTGGGAAGTGGTGAATCGCCGTTGCTTGACATTGTGGCATATGCTGGGTATGGGTTTGCCGGTACCTCACTTGCGATGCTTGTCCGCATCTTCTGGAGCTACTCATACTATTTTTTGCTGCCGTGGTTCTGTATCTGCACTGGAGTGTTCCTGGTTAAGACGATGAAGAGGGTTCTGCAGGGTGCATCGAGGACTTTTGAGAGACATCCTAGCAGGAACCACTACTTTCTTCTATTCCTCGCGGCTGCGCAATTCCCCATGCTTTTCTGGCTAGGCAACATCAAGGGCTGA
- the LOC119337846 gene encoding protein YIF1B-B-like isoform X1, with protein sequence MFDCWTCSNQIRRPSSLGKNIFISYKAEDAAEKKVPRFLAEKSLPRARASKSVASIAAAVMAAMNIDLGGLAGRPTTSQADPFQSALYGAGPELIRSGLGAYSEKFLGSSSDFMQSNITQYLSNPQYYFQVNNQYVRNKLKVVLFPFLHRGHWTRITEPVGGRLSYKPPVQDINAPDLYIPLMAFATYIVVAGYALGVLGRFTPEALTIQFTKGLLGWFMQVILIKALLYSLGSGESPLLDIVAYAGYGFAGTSLAMLVRIFWSYSYYFLLPWFCICTGVFLVKTMKRVLQGASRTFERHPSRNHYFLLFLAAAQFPMLFWLGNIKG encoded by the exons ATGTTCGACTGCTGGACATGTTCTAACCAAATACGCAGGCCCAGTTCACTGGGGAAAAACATTTTTATTTCGTACAAGGCGGAGGACGCCGCGGAAAAAAAAGTCCCCCGTTTCCTCGCCGAGAAATCCCTTCCTCGAGCACGCGCGAGCAAATCCGTAGCAAGCATCGCCGCAG CCGTGATGGCAGCGATGAACATTGATCTGGGAGGATTGGCAGGCAGGCCTACTACTTCACAGGCGGATCCTTTTCAAAGTGCTTTGTATGGAGCTGGACCTGAACTCATCCGAAGTGGACTAGGAGCGTACAGTGAGAAGTTTTTAGGTTCAAGCTCTGACTTTATGCAAAGCAAT ATCACCCAATATTTGTCCAATCCACAATATTACTTCCAAGTGAACAACCAGTATGTGAGGAACAAGCTGAAGGTTGTCTTGTTTCCTTTCCTGCATCGG GGACACTGGACTAGGATAACCGAGCCAGTGGGAGGAAGGCTGTCATACAAACCTCCAGTTCAAGACATCAATGCTCCAGATCTGTACATCCCTCTGATGGCTTTTGCCACCTACATTGTAGTTGCTGGATATGCCTTGGGTGTTCTTGGAAG GTTTACCCCGGAGGCACTGACTATACAGTTCACAAAAGGGTTACTCGGTTGGTTTATGCAAGTCATCCTCATTAAAGCTCTACTTTACTCACTGGGAAGTGGTGAATCGCCGTTGCTTGACATTGTGGCATATGCTGGGTATGGGTTTGCCGGTACCTCACTTGCGATGCTTGTCCGCATCTTCTGGAGCTACTCATACTATTTTTTGCTGCCGTGGTTCTGTATCTGCACTGGAGTGTTCCTGGTTAAGACGATGAAGAGGGTTCTGCAGGGTGCATCGAGGACTTTTGAGAGACATCCTAGCAGGAACCACTACTTTCTTCTATTCCTCGCGGCTGCGCAATTCCCCATGCTTTTCTGGCTAGGCAACATCAAGGGCTGA